The following nucleotide sequence is from Pochonia chlamydosporia 170 chromosome 4, whole genome shotgun sequence.
CGCCCAAGTAATTCTCAAACCCGTTATACTGCTGAACAtcctgcagcagcaaaggatcaatggcaaagttgtcaaGACTAGTCCCGGGCATTGTGTCAAACACGTCCATTGTGCCCAGCTGGCAGGGCAAAGGCGAGGCAGTCTTGTCGGAGAGTGTGTCGCTGGAATCATAGTCTGCAGGGCTCATGGAAACAGGACTGAGGAGACTGTTCTTTCGGTCGGATTGCCGCCGGGGCTTGGATATTGACGAGGAACTTGATTTTGAGGGACgggatgaggatgatttTTTGGATTTGCTGCAGGTGGTGTATGCGCATGTTAGGCCTTTGCAGCGGCATCTGTTGCAGGCGTTTTGGCCGTCTCCATCGCAGCGAGTCTAATTGTGAAGTTAGTATGGTGACGAAACGAGCAGAGTAAGAGGTCAGAT
It contains:
- a CDS encoding Zn(2)-C6 fungal-type DNA-binding domain-containing protein (similar to Metarhizium robertsii ARSEF 23 XP_007821106.1) — translated: MLTAWRYDSDTNEVVVPRSYDPANGRSSKIQACKTCREKKTRCDGDGQNACNRCRCKGLTCAYTTCSKSKKSSSSRPSKSSSSSISKPRRQSDRKNSLLSPVSMSPADYDSSDTLSDKTASPLPCQLGTMDVFDTMPGTSLDNFAIDPLLLQDVQQYNGFENYLGVFSSTADADMQYYVAGEGVYDGMQAESFHAPCEFGSEHGQSVGRCDQRWYPNGLA